ctttgcagacCCCTGCACGCAGATTGAAAGAAGATACCAGCACTGGACATGCAGAGTCTCCTGCCACCATTGTTGTAGGAAAGGCCTATGTTAGGGCTGCTCAGCGTGTGGGTGCTGCACCTAAAGTAGTGCACAACATCGCTCTGTTCAAGAAAGATATGAAAATGGACGAGGATCTTACAGGTGTGCTGTATTTTCAATTtagctttgattttttttaacttaggTTTTTATGTATATCTAATCTCTCTacgccccccccccacccaccccccccgCAGGAGTTGCAGATATATTCAAAACCCCGGCTAGACGCAAGAGCAAAAGAGGTGTTGACTGTAATGACCCCCCAGAAACCCCTCTTTCTGGTAGTTCTTTGACTGAAATGTCTGTGATGAACACTCCGGAGGAATCTGGTAAGTGTTGGGTTTGAGATTTAAATGgttgttaaatgtttttaaataatgtagtaaagTATATTGTTGCACCAAACTAGTAATGTAAGATTGTAGTTTGTGTATGTGTTAATTTttgtcatataaaaaatataattatattattaattatattttatattagttcaACTGGACTATTATGCTCTCTAATGACATGTTCTGTTTGGCAGTTTACAGTGTTCTTTAAGTATtgatatacataatataaatgtatgtgcATTAAGGATATTAGAGCATTTATCATAGCCATATTACTGCTTGTTTATAAAGTCCTAAAACCAAAGTACTAAAGGTACAAGTGCTTTGAATTTGTATATTATCTTGCATATCCATAAAAATAAATTGACAACTGTCTTTGTGCAAATATTAGCTGAAAGCCATACACCTCTTAAAGTAAACTTCTTctatatatgtgaatatatagAATGTAAAATAACTAGACATGTTGCCTGATGTCTGAGAGAATGTTTCTCTTTAATTTCACAAGCAATGTTGCTTTGTCTTTAGTTATGAAGTTGTTACTCATTTTCACTTCATTTCTATTATAGGTGAAATGCTCGTGTCTCCCATGAGTGTTGCTCGTACTACTGATCTGGGGTATTACAACAGTGAAGCTGTAACTCGACTGCTCCAGGACAACCAGGGTGCCGATTTGGATGGTTCTCAAGTAAATGACCCCAAGAATGAGGTTGCAGAGCCTCAGACAGTGGTCGAAACACCACGTCTAGAGCCAGCACCATCTGAATGCCTGACTGGAATCAAGAAGCTTATGAGAACTCCCAAGCAAAAAGCTGAACCTATACATGACCTGAGAGGGAAGTTACTGAAGACACCCAAGGAGCCAAAACAAACACTGGAAGAAAATTATGAAGGTGTTAAAGAGCTTCTTAAAACACCCAAACAAAAGGGAACCCCTGTGAAAGACCTGGCTGGGTTAAAGCGGTTAATGAGAACTCCGGAAGTGACTAGCAGTCCAGTTTTATGTGCTACAGGCCTAAAGAATCTTATGAAGACTCCCAAGGACAGTACAGAACAAGAGGATGACCTTACTGGAGTAAAACAGTTAATGAAGACCCCCAGATTAAAGGGAGCACCAGTAGAAAATGCATTTGGAGTGAAGAGATTAATGAAGACCCCCAAACAAAAAGGAAAGCCTGTGGAAGAAGACCTGACCGGCATTCAGCAGATGATGAAGACTCCCAAACAGAAGAGTACACCTGTTGAAGACCTGACCGGCATTCAGCAGATGATGAAGACTCCTAAGCAGATGAGTACACCTGTTGTGGAGGCCCTGGCTGTTGTTGCAGAGCAAGACCATGATCTTTTTGAAGTAAAACAGTTAGTGAAGACCCCCAGATTAAAGGGAGCACCAGTAGAAAATGCATTTGGATTGAAGAGATTAATGAAGACCCCCAAACAAAAAGGAAAGCCTGTGGAAGAAGACCTGACCGGCATTCAGCAGATGATGAAGACTCCCAAACAGATGAGTACACCTGTTGAAGACCTGACCGGCATTCAGCAGATGATGAAGACTCCTAAGCAGATGAGTACACCTGTTGTGGAGGCCCTGGCTGTTGTTGCAGAGCAAGACCATGATCTTTCTGAAGTAAAACAGTTAGTGAAGACCCCCAGATTAAAGGGAGCACCAGTAGAAAATGCATTTGGATTGAAGAGATTAATGAAGACCCCCAAACCAAAAGGAAAGCCTGTGGAAGAAGACCTGACTGGCATTCAGCAGATGATGAAGACTCCGAAACAGCAGAGTACACCTGTTGAAGATCTGACTGGTGTAAAGAGGTTGCTTCGGACGCCAAAAGAGAAACGGGAGCCTGTTGAAAATGGCAAACAGCGAGGAGCTGAAGTGGTGGAGGATTTCACTGGACTTGCAGAGCTTGTTCAAGAACCTATTGTTGATGCTGAGATTGCAGAAAGTGACCAAATTGAATCAGCTGAGGTATGTACAGTTGTTCCAATGCTTTGTCCTTTTTTATGCATTGTGTGAACTGCTTTAATTAGAGTATTCATGCTTGTTTTTTCAGATGGATGCTCCTGTGACTTCTGCAACTACTGAAGGTAAGTTAATGCTAGGTAAAGGCATTGTTAATGAGGTGGGGATGTCCTGACGTGTTTCATGAATCAGATTTTTCCTTGTTTCATTTAAAGATGCCACTGAAGAATCTGAAGACAAAGAAAACATCTGTCCTGTTGAGAGCATGAACAATAAAATCGAAGCAGCTGTTTCTATCCAGAACATTCCCCTGGGCAAAGAAGCAACATTCACTCCTGGAAGAAAATCTGGACAAGAGAAAGCAGAGTTTACCTCAGGTGAAGTGGCATTGTGTAGTGATGTCCAAGAATGTGCTCCTGAAGCTGTTGTGGAAGCTGCTTCTTGTTTGCCTACTCTTGAAGGAGAGGAAAAAGCTGAATTGACCTCATCTCCTAAAAAGCCGCGTGGTCGTCGTGCAAAAGCTGCACAGGACTCTTTGGAGAAAAATGAGCATGCTCCAACTGTGGAGGCTGTTCCTCCAGTCTCTGCCCCCATGAAAGGTAGGAGAGGCAAGGTGTTCATTGAATTACATGAGCCTGTCTCCGTGCCAAGTCCTGTTAGAAAATCTGCTAGAGGAAGAACTCCAAAGACCCAGTCAGAGGACAAGGAGGCTAATCAAGCACAGGCTGTGGAAACATCTCAAGATGTTGAGCAAATGCCTGAGTGCCCACCTCCAACAGTTAAACCCAAGAGAGGAAGGAAGGCTGAACAAAATGCTGTTGAGGTAGAGGCAGTAAATACTGTTGCTGATTTAGAAGCTACCAAATCTTTAGTAGAAGCAGTCCCTGTAAAAGCTAAAAGGGGACGAGGAGCTAAGCCTGAAGTCGAGAACCCACTTGTCATTTCTGCCTCACAAGAAGTACAAGAACTCAGTTTGCCCAAAGATGCAGATGAAAATATAAATGTTGTTGTGGAATTGGCAGCACCTGAACCTTTAGTAAAGCCCAAGGTCTCTGCTGCAAAAGTTAAAAGGGGGAGAAGAGCAAAACAGGAGCTGGAGAATCCACCAATTATCCCTGTGTCACATGAGCTGGCTGCACCTGAAGTTACTGTTGAGGAGAAGGATATTGCAATGGtaaatactgttgctgaatctgaAGCTACTGAAACTTCTGCAATTCCAGAGGTCTCCTTGAAGTCGCCAGTCCCTGTTGTGAAGGCTAAAAGGGGACGAAGAGCTAAACAGGAACTAGAGAATCCACCAGTTGTGCCTGAAGTTGCAGTTGAGGAAAAGGATGTTGTTGCTGAATCAGAACCTTCTGTGATCCCAGAGGTCTCCTTAATGTCACCAATCCCTGCAGTCAAAGCTAAAAGAGGACGAAGAGCTAAACAGGACCTGGAGAATCCACCTGTCCTAGCTGTTGCACATGAGCTGACTGTGCCTGAAACTGCAGTTGAGAATGAATCTGTTCCACCAGAGAGTGTTGAGCTTCAGACTTCTGTCGAAACTGATGTTGTTAAAACTAGTGCAAGAACACGGAGAGGTAGGACAACAAAGAAGGAAACTGCTGAACCCTCTTCAACTGCAGTGGAGGTAGATGTTACAAGTTCTGATTCTCTAGTGGTGGCTGATGAACTACCACAAATGCATGTGGTGAAGCCAGGACGTGGAAGGAGAGCCCCTCTAAAGGCTCAGCCAAGGGAGGATGCTGATGACCAACCAGCTGCTGCAGAAACAAGTCCAGCAGTCACAGAGACTGAGGAACATGTGGAAACTGTGGTGAAAAATGTCAGAGGATCAAAGAGGACAAAGCAGCCAAAATCATCTCAGGTTTTAGAAGATGCTCAGGAAAAGGTTGAAGATCATTCTGAAGTTGACCACGATGCTGATAAACAAACTGAGGCACCGGTCAATAAATCAGTGCGAGGAAAAAGAACTGCTGTTATCAGGGATGAACCAGAAGGTCTAGTTAAAAGAGGACGACgtggtgctgctgcttcttctgctgAAGTGCCAAAACCTGTTGGCAAGCCTACTCGTGGCAGAAGAGCTGCTTTAAAAACTGAGCAAAAAGTTTCAGAAGTTGCCACTGCAGTTGATGAACCAGTCAAAGAGGCCAGTAATCTACCAGAGCCCAAGTCTGATGACCTTGCAACTTCCCAAGCAAGTTCTGAGGAAACTGTGTGTGATGTTGAGACCAGCGAGGCACCAGCTAAGCGAGGAAGAGGGAGATATGCCAAAAAAGGAAAGGTTGTAGCCAAAGGTACTTCTGTCAAAGCAGATGACACTTCAGCCACTGAGGAAGCTGATgtggaaaataaaaagaaagcctCCAGGAAGGCAGTCAGTTGGAATTCTGATCTGGTGGCCTCAAAGAACATTGAGACCGTGGAGCCTCCAGCAGCTGAAGATGTGCCTCAGCAGAAGTCCTCCAGAAAGAAAGCTGAACCTGCAGCTAAGGCTTCTACTGATGATGTACCCGTCTCTGACACCAAGCAGTCTGCAGAACCGCCAGCCAAAGGCCGCAAAGGTAGAATGGTTAAAAAGCCAGAAGAACAACCTGCAGAAAAGTCTGAGCCAGCTCCTGTAGAAAATGTGCCAGCGGTCAGGAGAGGAAGAGCAGGCGCTTCATTAGACTCCAAGCAAGATGAAGTGGCAGCTGTTCTTAAAAGGGGAAGCAAAAGAAAAGAGCTTGATGTTTCTGATGAAGCAACCACACTGGAGTCATTGTCCAAGAGAAGGAAAGGCCAAGCTGATGGTGCTGAAGCTCAGAAAGAAGTGGCTGTAGTTGGCAGAGGAAGAAGGGCAGCTGCTAAGGAGGCCATAGAAGAAACCCCTGAGGTTGAAAAGGAACAAAGTGAATCTGCATCAAAAAATTCTGACAACAAACCTGTAAGGGGCAAACGAAAGGCAGCTCAGGAAGTAGATTCCATCTCTGCAACATCTGAAGAGCCCGTCTCAGGTGAGAAACTATTACTTTCaacagttttaagttttattcatGCGCTCAGGTCTCATTCTAGTTATCTTGTATAAAACCACCTTCTCCTTCACTTTTGAATTTATACTCAATcagattttaaacattttaattgcgTTCCTAAATTGGGTacttttacctttcttttaaGCCAAGATGTAATTTGAATATTTTGTATGGATTGTGCAGTCAGCAATTGCCCTGTATTGAAGATTAAATCAACTATTAAATATGATTGATACATTGATTTATATAGCCTTCTCATCTGTTTTGATTATATTTAAAAAGGATAAGGTTTACACaagtttaaacagttttaaaacaacTAGGCTGtaactttgttattttttttttcttcattcacTAATTGTAGTATCAGAATATGCCCAGCATAACCAGGtgaattttctgtatttatttctttatttattttaaacacagaAACCTCCAGTCGACGAGGAGCCAGAGTCCAGAAGAAAACTGAGATTGAGGTTTCTTCAGCTCCTGTGCGGCGAACAAGGAGAaaatgatctgctggtgttgatcagtTGTAAATATTCAAAAGCAAGAATCAGTTTTTTATATATCAGGACCCATCAATTATGATAGCACTCTCTCTTTGTtcattaatatgtttttattgttaaacagtgttttattgtttttaaaaagacgtgAATATAATTTttcaaaatattcattttttagGGTTTAAAGGACTGGAAAATGTATGCCCTTTTTGGTCAGTAAAACCTTGCTGTTTTTCTACTTTTGCTTGATGATTCAAAGTGACCATATTCTATGCTATAGGTTTTAGGTTGTGTCCGGTGtttgttaaaagaaaaaataaacaatttgtgGGTTAGTAAACAATTGTTCTTCCGAATTGTCACCAAACTTTACtcttaaaaatgtcttaatgCATCTTAATCTTTTGATTTAATCTTTGGAGAACAAGGTTTACATCAATAAAATCCATCTCAATCCCTCAGTGTTGGtcttgtttattaaaatgttttgtttggtAAAAATTTGGTAAAGGTTCTTGAGGTCTGAATGTCTTTTATTGGTGCTAAATcattttcatatatttaattGCAATACTTGTGGGGTATTTATTTCTTATGTCTCACATAcgcacacagctgatggcatgtCTGGAATATGGAGCCACAATAGTGTTTTTCTTCTAATAAAGTTCTAAGTTAAACTCAGTCACTCAACACAGTAACttattttaaaagctttaaatataTCCTGAAAGTTTGACCATACTACATTATCACTGCTCCTCTCCCAAAAGTACAGGCACcattaaacaaaaaagaaattattttaattatgaattatcacagaatattgtggTGATTAGTATAATTTTAAATGATTAACAcccctaatataaatataatttagccAGTCTCACACGGAttctgttatttatattttaatacccATTAATATAAGTGTAATAAAATCTGGAAGGCCCCATGGTTTATGCATAAGTGCATTGTTTGCTATTTACActgatgtttttaatgtttttgactCAAGTTcatttaaaatgccttaaatatatattttccattaCTATGTTGAGCCACCTATTATACAATATGAgacttttacaaacatttttgaataattcaaaattatttattacatCGATATGGTCAAATTTAAAGAAATTATCCTAAATCTCTGGTGGTGCTGAGTATGAAGGACCAAAACTaccaaaattataaataaataaatatataacttcAGAAATTAACTAAGAAAAAATTGGTATAAAATCAGTAATAAATGGATACATTCATACATTAATtgtataaagaaataaatacagcAACTAGAGTATTTGTATTTGTAGACGTTATTCTTTTcatttctgcattttatatattcctctattaaattatttcaatatttatttatattttatattaattcttattatttattttttataaccatattacttttattaaataatttacttacgtttgtatgtatttatttttagatttaaaaaaataaatcgtAAATCTTAGGCAGGTCTGGTGGCAGGTCCGCTGAAGCAGTAACGTTAACTTAGTAGGGGGGAACTGAAAGGCGGTGGTTGAAGTTTCCGGTGTTGTTTAATGCTGCGGGACCGAGCCTCGCTCTGTGGAGGGAGATTTAACTtgtgcttagcttagcttagcattccTCACTCTCGAGCAGCAGCGTTTCCAGCAGGATGGAGACGAGTGAAGACATCAGGACCACGCCGAGGGGCTTCTACTGCAAACTGTGCAGCATTCACACCCCTAACCGTGAGTCCGGGGGAGAGAAATACAGATAAATTAGCgcaacttagcttagcttagcgctGCTAATGTATGCGTTCTCTGAGCACGCTGACTAAAACTAACCACAGACCTGCATctaaaactagctaacctaactattTCTCACGAGTCTAAAGTGAAGAGCTGAGAAAAGCTGGGGTTAAAGGTTTATCAgtgtatacatttttaattaaatgttaaaattaaatgtGTTGTCTGAGCCCATTAGCTTAGCTTACTGTTCTAGAAGTTTCTTAGTTAAGTAAGTTTCTGTTTCAGCTGtaggcatttttttttgtttgccttCGCATAAGAACCCGAGTAAAATTTAGGCTCATATTAAAACAAAGTCTTTCTGTGAGCTCGGTTGCTGCATTATTAGCTAGATAAATGGTTAATTAATAGGTGATCAAACTTCATTCACAgagtattcattcattcatttattcattaagaATTTATTGTGAAATGCTCCACAGCTTATTGTTAACAATGGTGGTGAAAGCTCTCTTACAGAAATGTAACTTATTGCATATAACGTTACCAGACCAACATGGTGATCTAAGAgttacagaccctttaaaagctttaaaaacctctttcactactgtacttaattttcaaaatgctgtatctactggaatattATTCTTCTCCtaattccacttttacttcactacattttgtacttttttttttttctttctaattttttccccaatttacacgaccaataacccaacccactcattaggactcccctttcactagtgatgccccaacaccaggagggtgaagacgagCATGTgcctagtgttgccaactcctcagtaaggaaagtagctattggctttaCTAAAAGTCgttagaagtcgctaaatgaggtcatcgcctaatttgcataatacctGTTTTTGAAGCTGTGAAGGGTTAACGTttgggagagaaaaaagttaataaaaaacaccctaaatttgttagaaatgttacaaataaactcTAActaatgaacaacttctgttgctttttaaataggcatgTCACTTCCTAAAATAACTTTAACATAAATTTCAggggtttttttgttttgttttgttttattttattaagttttctttatttttaaacctattatacacattgttcaatgatgagctagcttgctagatgtttagctttttataaatagacatcaccctctggagtgatgtggggagagagcaccatctacccactcagagagagcaaggccaattgtgctctttcagggagccaatggcaagctacatgaacagaattcaaactggcgatctcctgatcatagttgctgcgcttagcctgctggatcaCCCAGAGCCCTAtacatgagtttaatactttaattctgatcattttttatgtgctctatcattatttttacagtaataaaaatgttaatcatTCCAAAATCACATTATCCTTAAAGCCAGAGCGGTACATGCTCTTGATTATCAGTTAAGTGATTCAagcgatcaagctgatcttataaaaaGACCTCCCTGCTCCCATTCTGCTTTTCACGCTGAGACCTtaccactgctttctgtaataactatatAACACAgtattgtacttttactttttagtactttagtactacATCCTAAAATAATCTCCTTACAATCATTTGTTcaactttagtacttccacttgtGGTGCTAAAAGAACAcgtcaacttctactcaagttaCTGTTTTATAGAGTACTTGTAGTTTTAATCAAATCttggtctctagtactttatacatgtctgtaaAATTCCTTACAGCTCTCTTGCCATAACTTTAACTTAAGCAGTCCCTAAGTGACAGGTGTAGGTGTGGTggtttagtgctggagataaattgctcgtaaaagtgtattttttttatttatttatttattttttgcttttacagCTCTGTTGCCATCTTTTTAACAAATCAGATGCTTTAATAAACTGTTTCACATTCCATATAAGTAGTTCTgtcatgatttattatttatagttttaataTTGTTGTTGTGCCATTTATGTTGCATTAGGATTTTAATGCTGTAATATGTACAGTCATGTCCCTTTTTTACTACAGTAAGAAAAGAAACACGAGTTAGCTCTGAGACTTCGGACGAGAAATGAGAATATTGGTTGTTCTGAGATATTGGCAGGAATAGTACCttgtatttaacaaataaatgaGGGCTTAAATGAGGGGGATGTGCTCTATTTTCTTAGGGCCTGAGAGCCAGCTGCAATTAGGACTCACTGTAAACTTCAAAATATCCTCGTTTTTTGACACTGCTTTatagtccattacagtaatccaaACGATACAAAATGATGGCGTAAATGACATTTTTCACATGCTAGGAAAATATCAGTGTCATTTTCTATAAAGTGTTGTGTACCATTTAACTACACCAAGCTCTGAATGACTAATTAGTCCCATGTTTTTTAACCAGGGCCGAGTCTGGAAGCACATTTGAAAGGAAAGAAGCACCAGCACCTCTGCAGGCTGCGGAGCAAGAGGGATGCTCAGGTGGAGAGCAGCATCTATGTCAGCGGCATTAAACCGACTACATCCAGGACGGAGCTCGCTGAGTATTTTGAGCAGTTCGGCCCTGTGTCTGAAATAATCATGGACAAGGACAAGGTcagtgtgttttttaattaaagacAAGTAAGTTGTTCCAACACACACTTTtgattaaaggtctccttctgctaaaatccaatttttttttctttgtgaacAAAACAATTGGTCTCTCTGAATTGTATattcatgctgcacatgaaactcttcctcaacctccattgtctgcagtagctagtaaaagaaaattctcaaaaaaaagtcgatcaggaaaagcatccaCGTCTGTGTcaactcgtgaattagtattcatccttggcttgcgaccgccgacaggcagagctgaagctgcGCTGGAGCAGAGTGGACACTGTCTGTTACTGACTGtggttaacgttagctatcttgaataagtaactataggtttaaatcggatctccggtggattccgaGTTTTACCAAGACCCTAAATGTACAATAGGGAGGCATGGTTTGACAAGGTatcataactcgacagaacacaggTCAAaactagtgatgggacgatacacttttttcagctccgatccgataccgatataaaactgatataagatttccgataccgatacaaataccgatacttttagttttttaatagtactatgattaaggttaaataaagaggctgaaacagaccacacagcccttttaagagtatccacaggtgcatttaatgtaaatgcattcaaaagtcatttatttttcacacttcatatgcaattacacaatagtttcctttcaaataaaatgtttgaatttgtattaaatataaaaaaaagtaaaatattaaatacgttaaataataaattcagggcattttttgcaacggttgtgcaggagacttttattttgacaggtagcgtagaggattagctgcaaagctaacggctaactgtcgatgctaactgtatttccgagctaaattaatcactgttttttaataacagattgatttcttagtgccgGTTAGGGTTGGTAGtgtctgtggtttgatattagatgtggattatggctgtagttcacttaagatagttatttattacattcacaatgccggaatgattttgctagctaggctaacagactgcagatcttaatggagatggctaacggctaagtggcaatgctaactgtatttccgaactaaattaatgactgttttttaataacagatgggtgtgtttgtgctggttagtgtttgtagatgttgtggttttataggatacgtggattatgaatatagtttactccagtctgtagttcataccttcacaacaccggaatgcagctgctgtcagttcagtgctagctaggctaacagactgctggtgttaatctgtttacctctcagacgctgactttacgtgtaccgttctgctgtacagcgtttccaaagtgaaaactctcctgataatggactttttttgtagataaacagctaaagttactcagtcagccgcagactgaagctgctgggggttcagggtaaactgttaaactggaatcctgatcagggatgcgttttgtgttaacgttatggcgggtttattgttcagctcaagctttggactggaatatggatcggtaagtggatcggcagcgcccgcccgatatccgattcgtcggattacgtcaatatcggccccgataccgatattgtatcggatcggtcccatctctagtcAAAACGTGTGCCGTTTgcgtcggattttatgatatagagtggaCTCTGGTACTTTGActtggtgaaa
This genomic stretch from Astyanax mexicanus isolate ESR-SI-001 chromosome 15, AstMex3_surface, whole genome shotgun sequence harbors:
- the mki67 gene encoding proliferation marker protein Ki-67 isoform X1, which gives rise to MPLHGKIVVIKRNGADGVEFPLTASCLFGRKPECDIRIQLPQVSKEHCKIELNENKELILTNLSSVNPTCINGEKLQQSERLKHGDLITIIDRSFRFEYPPPPTPKKKRLSSADKGEAVKVLQNQQVRTTPGPTDKKISEHPSDTCLKDGSNLPTPLDQSIEASKGDGNLQKKQKTDNMSPFSELYQMVKKDLASKSPWKGADPPKSPLARPQVDQQEPRKVLESSDLSNENKKPVTPQSAKKKRRSSNVKAMDHSESVSLEDSISACPMDVSSVDTEATMPVKDTPAKQKRSSAASINSTSLEGSSTPVSRKKTPQATPQKFSADEVAQQILLEQSCKTPKSPKSRRSAGSQSQSPAVTPQKQAATQPSTGPKTPIANHSQTPTRESEESEAKQSPRTSPRANAGKRFQVQDVLRDIVATPATEDNGRNKASSKKHKCDDLPLPVPKRKRVSFGNQLSPELFDKRLPPNSPLRRGATPGRRSLGFSQKPQSLLRRASTIGLMAFHLTETVPESPTKNASPKRASSPGKSPKVQTMKTSSPAKTPSPKKQPTKPKTPTPAKSSSSPKAKTPSPKTPTPAKSASSPKAKTPSPKTPTPAKSSSSPKAKTPSPKTPTPAKSSSSPKAKTPSPKTPTPAKSSSSPKAKTPSPKTPTPATSSSSPKAKTPSPKTPTPAKSSSSPKAKTPSPKRQPKTPQLSGRISSTSVKTPLRSGGSAIQTPTTQGRFSITRIATPSPEAKAESVSVEVSREYATPKISRRSSMKASARKTPKSALKSAFEVMRSRRSGASRANLKVVRSWADIVKFGQVKPQLECGAKKAVTKKMPAKDTQAAKPKTPARRLKEDTSTGHAESPATIVVGKAYVRAAQRVGAAPKVVHNIALFKKDMKMDEDLTGVADIFKTPARRKSKRGVDCNDPPETPLSGSSLTEMSVMNTPEESGEMLVSPMSVARTTDLGYYNSEAVTRLLQDNQGADLDGSQVNDPKNEVAEPQTVVETPRLEPAPSECLTGIKKLMRTPKQKAEPIHDLRGKLLKTPKEPKQTLEENYEGVKELLKTPKQKGTPVKDLAGLKRLMRTPEVTSSPVLCATGLKNLMKTPKDSTEQEDDLTGVKQLMKTPRLKGAPVENAFGVKRLMKTPKQKGKPVEEDLTGIQQMMKTPKQKSTPVEDLTGIQQMMKTPKQMSTPVVEALAVVAEQDHDLFEVKQLVKTPRLKGAPVENAFGLKRLMKTPKQKGKPVEEDLTGIQQMMKTPKQMSTPVEDLTGIQQMMKTPKQMSTPVVEALAVVAEQDHDLSEVKQLVKTPRLKGAPVENAFGLKRLMKTPKPKGKPVEEDLTGIQQMMKTPKQQSTPVEDLTGVKRLLRTPKEKREPVENGKQRGAEVVEDFTGLAELVQEPIVDAEIAESDQIESAEMDAPVTSATTEDATEESEDKENICPVESMNNKIEAAVSIQNIPLGKEATFTPGRKSGQEKAEFTSGEVALCSDVQECAPEAVVEAASCLPTLEGEEKAELTSSPKKPRGRRAKAAQDSLEKNEHAPTVEAVPPVSAPMKGRRGKVFIELHEPVSVPSPVRKSARGRTPKTQSEDKEANQAQAVETSQDVEQMPECPPPTVKPKRGRKAEQNAVEVEAVNTVADLEATKSLVEAVPVKAKRGRGAKPEVENPLVISASQEVQELSLPKDADENINVVVELAAPEPLVKPKVSAAKVKRGRRAKQELENPPIIPVSHELAAPEVTVEEKDIAMVNTVAESEATETSAIPEVSLKSPVPVVKAKRGRRAKQELENPPVVPEVAVEEKDVVAESEPSVIPEVSLMSPIPAVKAKRGRRAKQDLENPPVLAVAHELTVPETAVENESVPPESVELQTSVETDVVKTSARTRRGRTTKKETAEPSSTAVEVDVTSSDSLVVADELPQMHVVKPGRGRRAPLKAQPREDADDQPAAAETSPAVTETEEHVETVVKNVRGSKRTKQPKSSQVLEDAQEKVEDHSEVDHDADKQTEAPVNKSVRGKRTAVIRDEPEGLVKRGRRGAAASSAEVPKPVGKPTRGRRAALKTEQKVSEVATAVDEPVKEASNLPEPKSDDLATSQASSEETVCDVETSEAPAKRGRGRYAKKGKVVAKGTSVKADDTSATEEADVENKKKASRKAVSWNSDLVASKNIETVEPPAAEDVPQQKSSRKKAEPAAKASTDDVPVSDTKQSAEPPAKGRKGRMVKKPEEQPAEKSEPAPVENVPAVRRGRAGASLDSKQDEVAAVLKRGSKRKELDVSDEATTLESLSKRRKGQADGAEAQKEVAVVGRGRRAAAKEAIEETPEVEKEQSESASKNSDNKPVRGKRKAAQEVDSISATSEEPVSETSSRRGARVQKKTEIEVSSAPVRRTRRK